In one window of Propionispora hippei DSM 15287 DNA:
- the rimI gene encoding ribosomal protein S18-alanine N-acetyltransferase: MSNICIRRMGLLDIDAVLLVEQASFLTPWSRAAFESEICNNELTHYLVVCVEKQVVGYAGMWVIVDEAHVTNIAILPEYRGRGIGEKLLIALKEAADSRGAARMTLEVRPSNNAAKRLYEKLGFSRAGVRKHYYTDTKEDAIIMWCDKL; the protein is encoded by the coding sequence ATGAGTAATATTTGCATTCGACGCATGGGGCTGTTGGATATTGACGCCGTACTCTTGGTCGAACAGGCTTCTTTCTTAACGCCCTGGTCCCGAGCAGCTTTTGAGTCGGAAATATGCAATAATGAACTGACCCATTACTTAGTCGTATGTGTAGAAAAGCAGGTAGTTGGGTATGCTGGGATGTGGGTTATCGTTGATGAGGCTCATGTTACCAATATCGCTATTTTGCCTGAATACCGCGGCAGGGGTATTGGTGAAAAATTGCTAATTGCTTTAAAGGAAGCCGCTGATAGCCGGGGGGCCGCTAGAATGACTCTGGAAGTGCGGCCTTCCAACAACGCGGCGAAAAGGCTTTATGAAAAACTGGGTTTTAGCCGTGCGGGAGTGCGGAAACATTATTATACCGATACCAAGGAAGATGCTATTATTATGTGGTGCGACAAGTTATGA
- a CDS encoding alpha/beta-type small acid-soluble spore protein has translation MARSRKPVNPSAENALDQMKLEVASELGIAERVRSQGWNTMTSADCGRVGGHMVRKMIEQYESKL, from the coding sequence ATGGCACGTTCGAGAAAACCTGTGAATCCGTCTGCAGAAAACGCTTTAGATCAGATGAAATTAGAGGTTGCGTCAGAGTTAGGAATTGCCGAACGAGTTCGCTCCCAGGGTTGGAACACAATGACTTCCGCTGATTGCGGCCGGGTAGGCGGTCACATGGTTCGCAAAATGATTGAACAATATGAATCCAAGCTGTAG